The nucleotide window CAGTTTTTCTAAAGCCGATTGGACGAGAATACACTGCTCCGGCTGGTTGATAAAGAGTGTCTCTATCAGCTCCATCAGGAGTTTTTTGAGTTGTTGTACTGCGGAGAGATATAGCTTTGGTTCAACTCCGATACGTTTATGCACCATGCCTATGCGAAGCCGGTTGTTAACATATTCGATGTCGTAGAAGCCACTGAAAAGGTCAATGACATATTTGCGTTGGGCTGTCCGTAGTCGACCTAAAGTATCGGCATCCCCGATCAGTAAGGCGATTTCTGGAACATTGGTTTGCAGTTCATAAAATTGTTTTACTAGACGGTCAATTTCCAATTCGATTTGCGGTTTCACTCCGCTGAGAATTTCGGCATCTTCAACACTGATATTGAACAGCGTTTTGCGGTTTTCTATTTCAAGCTCAGTGATCCGCATTTGTTCAAGTAAGGTTTGATCAGTTCTATTCATAAATGCTCTCGTATAAAACAATTTGTAGTTATCTAACTTGAATGGCTGTTTTACTAGTCTGTTGAGCCATATGGCCACAAACCTAATAAGTTATGAGGACAGGATTTTAATTATAATGGTACGATAACTTAAAAATGTAAAGTGCTAATTCATTACAGCTTATAGTCTTAAGTCAATCAACAATCATTAATCAGATGTGGCTACAAACCTTTGAATTGGGATAGCGAAAATGAAAAGTCCAATCAATTTAGATCAGGTCGATTATTCAAATACAGAAAATTCATCGGTTGGTTCATGGTCGGTTTATCTATTACGTTGTGCCGATAATAGTCTGTATTGCGGTATCACCACCAATCTCAAAAAACGCCTCCGCCAACACAATGGCGAACTGGTAGGTGGAGCCAAATACACCAAAACCCGCCAGCCATGCGAGTTGGCTTATTGCGA belongs to Thiomicrorhabdus immobilis and includes:
- a CDS encoding GIY-YIG nuclease family protein, which translates into the protein MKSPINLDQVDYSNTENSSVGSWSVYLLRCADNSLYCGITTNLKKRLRQHNGELVGGAKYTKTRQPCELAYCETYDNRSDASKREYEIKQLSKQAKERLILDAIAV